The Candidatus Bathyarchaeota archaeon genomic interval CAAGGACATCCCAAAACTGGTGGATGGACGCGAAGAATGGGTTGAGGTGAGAGACCGCGCACTAAAAGAAAGCACTACCTTTATTCTGATTATTACGCCTGGATTTGATCTCTCCCAGGAAGTCAAAAACGAGCTTAAACTGGCAAGGCAACAGCCAGATAAACGTTTTATCTATTTTAGGCATCGTGATCTGGGCAGAAAAATAATCGTTGACTTGGATACCGAAAAAGTCGATTTGGGTCGACAAGAACAAGTCTCTTTTGAAACCAAAGAGGAGCTTCTCCGCTTAGCTCACGGCATCTTGCTTAAGAGTGGAATTGGCAAAGAACCTTACCCTGAGAGTACGGGTAAAGCAGCTAAACCTCAATCAGTTGAGGTGCCAAAACCTGAAGTGGCCCTTGTGTGTGCTGCATGCTCCAAACCCATAACGGGGAAGCCGCACACCGAAGTTTTGAACGGAAAAATCTATACGTTTGACTGCGATAGCTGCGCCAAAACATACCGCAGGCTAAAAAGCGTCTACGGCGAATCTTTCGAGTAAGCGACATAAAGGTTGGCGTGGCGTTAGCGCTTGAAGCAAACATTCATACCCTGCCGCTTAGAGTTTTTTGTGAGGAAAAATGGCTACTATTAGGCAAAGAAAAAAGGAAGTGGATATTGATTTTCCGCTTGAATCCATATGGCAGGCTATCCCAGTGGCGGTGGATGAGTCAGGTTGGGCTATTGAAGAAAAAGATGATGCCGCCCACAAAATGGTGGTTAGAACGGATGATACGCTTACCTCTTATGGTTCCATGCTTGAGGTTGAACTAAAGCCCATAGACGAAAGCTCTACTCATATGGTTGTTTATGGAGCAACCCCTGTCACCACAATTACTGCAACATTGGAGTTTGGGCAAACCATTGATGTTCTTGAAGATTTCGTGTTTGCGTTAGCCGACGTAATGAACCGCTAAAAAGCCATTTTCTAAAGAGCTATCCCTCTTTTGTATGACTTCAAATGGCTACTTAAAAGAAGCCGCAAGAGCCTTAACAGCCGCCGACGCGTTGCCCTTCAAATGCTCACCGTGTCCCGGAAGCAGCACCTCAAAATCTAAATCCGCAACTTTTCGAATAGACTCTCTTTCTTTGTTTTCATCCCATACAAACTGCTTTGGTCCCGTCACCACTTTTTCGCCATCCAACCGCAGGGTGTCTCCTGCAACCAGAACCTTCCTTTCTTCGTCCAGAAGCATGATGCTGCCCTCCGTGTGTCCGGGCGTAGCAATAACCTTCAATCCTGCAATCACGTGGTTGTCCTTGAGTGTAATATCTGGGTGGACGGGTGATGCTTTGATGAGGGAGGTGGCGGCGCGCATCAAGAGGTTTTTGGGTTTAGGGTACGGTTTTACTCCGCTTATAATCTCCCCGTCTATTGCGCTTGCGGCAAGTTGGGCGCCTGTGGCTTCTTTGAGGTCTTTTGCGCTGCCAACATGGTCCATGTGGAAATGGGTTAAAATAATGGTTGAGACGTCGCTGGCGTGATATCCAAGTTTCTCAAGTTCGGTCACAATTTTCTTGGCGTTTCCCTGTGTACCCGTATCTATTACGGTGATTTTTTCGCCGTTTACTATGAAGTAGATGTTACTGTGGGCTATGTTGTTGCTTGCCTCATCAGCCCGATAGATGCCCTCAACAATCTTCATTCGAATCTCCAATTTTATTTTGGTAAGCGGCTATAAATAATTGTTAGAGCTCGATGCGTGGTCCTCTATTGTCTCATTGGCGGATGTTCCCTGTGTTTTGACGGAGTTTTCTGACACAAATTCGCTCTGTAACCCGTTTGTGGCATGTTAGAGCTGCCTTTTTGGTGCCCTCCAAACGTTTTGCTTGCTAGTACCTGAAGGTATATAAGGTGGTGTGGGGGAGTAGTGTTGGGTTTGCCGGCCAAAGGGCACGGGTTCCACCTGATCCCATACCGAACTCAGAAGTTAAACCGTGTTCCGTTTCCAGCTGTAGTGTGGTCTTAGGCCACGTGAACCTGGGAAAGCTGGCAACCCTTTTTAATTATTGCCACCAAAAAAAGGGCAGTTTTTAGAGAGATTTAGCATATCCTTATAAATGTGTGCTGATTGTTTTGGGAGAAATAGTGAAGGAATGAATTATTACTATGATACCGCAACTTCCATCCACCTACACTAATCAGCTTGTTCCAACGGGCGGCGGCGACATACTTAGCCAAATCGTCAGTTGGGCATTCTACGTCGTTTTCATAGTTTTCATATTCTACGGACAACGCATCCAGATGTACATCATGGTTCGCGAAGTCGAAAACAGCCTGCACAAACTCAGATACATCAAAGACGAAGGCAAAAAAATCGCTATAGACGCCATCAAAGAAATCGGCAAACCAACAGTTGACCCCACTGCACGCGTGGACCGCTACCTCGACTACTTCACAATCGCACCCCAAAACATGGACCCTGCAGGAATCGTCTACAAACTGGATCACATCCTAGACGTTAGAGACGAACGCCTGAAA includes:
- a CDS encoding toll/interleukin-1 receptor domain-containing protein, translating into MRPFSVFICHKKSSGKDYADHLKAGLEELGYHSFLDSKDIPKLVDGREEWVEVRDRALKESTTFILIITPGFDLSQEVKNELKLARQQPDKRFIYFRHRDLGRKIIVDLDTEKVDLGRQEQVSFETKEELLRLAHGILLKSGIGKEPYPESTGKAAKPQSVEVPKPEVALVCAACSKPITGKPHTEVLNGKIYTFDCDSCAKTYRRLKSVYGESFE
- a CDS encoding MBL fold metallo-hydrolase codes for the protein MKIVEGIYRADEASNNIAHSNIYFIVNGEKITVIDTGTQGNAKKIVTELEKLGYHASDVSTIILTHFHMDHVGSAKDLKEATGAQLAASAIDGEIISGVKPYPKPKNLLMRAATSLIKASPVHPDITLKDNHVIAGLKVIATPGHTEGSIMLLDEERKVLVAGDTLRLDGEKVVTGPKQFVWDENKERESIRKVADLDFEVLLPGHGEHLKGNASAAVKALAASFK